The following coding sequences are from one Mycobacterium bourgelatii window:
- a CDS encoding SDR family oxidoreductase — translation MQLSFQDRTYLVTGGGSGIGKGVAAGLVAAGAAVMIIGRNPDKLAAAVAELEAVKGHGGEIRYEPADVTNEDETVRAVDAATAWHGRLHGVVHCAGGSETIGPITQIDSEAWRRTVDLNVNGTMYVLKHSARQLVRGGGGSFVGISSIAASNTHRWFGAYGVTKSAVDHMMQLAADELGPSWVRVNSIRPGLIRTDLVAPITESPELSADYRACTPLPRHGEVEDVANLAMFLLSDAAAWITGQLINVDGGHLLRRGPDFSAMLEPAFGADGLRGVV, via the coding sequence ATGCAGCTTTCTTTCCAGGACCGGACCTACCTGGTCACCGGCGGTGGTAGCGGGATCGGCAAGGGAGTGGCGGCCGGGTTGGTCGCCGCCGGCGCGGCGGTCATGATCATCGGCCGCAATCCAGACAAGCTCGCGGCCGCGGTCGCCGAGTTGGAAGCGGTGAAAGGCCACGGCGGCGAAATCCGCTACGAGCCAGCCGATGTCACCAACGAGGACGAGACCGTCCGCGCCGTCGACGCCGCCACGGCGTGGCATGGCCGCCTGCATGGTGTCGTGCACTGCGCCGGCGGCTCCGAAACCATCGGGCCCATCACCCAGATCGACTCGGAGGCCTGGCGCCGCACCGTCGATCTCAACGTCAACGGGACGATGTACGTGCTCAAGCACTCCGCTCGCCAATTGGTGCGGGGTGGCGGCGGTTCGTTCGTCGGCATCTCGTCCATCGCGGCCAGCAACACCCATCGCTGGTTCGGCGCCTACGGCGTAACCAAGTCCGCCGTCGACCACATGATGCAGCTAGCCGCTGACGAACTCGGCCCATCATGGGTCCGGGTCAACAGCATCCGCCCCGGCCTCATCCGCACCGACCTGGTCGCGCCCATCACCGAGTCGCCGGAACTGAGCGCGGACTACCGGGCCTGCACGCCGCTGCCACGGCACGGCGAAGTCGAAGACGTCGCCAACCTCGCCATGTTCCTCCTCAGCGACGCGGCTGCCTGGATCACCGGACAGCTCATCAACGTCGACGGCGGCCACTTGCTGCGGCGCGGCCCGGACTTTTCGGCGATGCTCGAGCCCGCCTTCGGCGCCGACGGGCTGCGCGGAGTTGTTTAA
- a CDS encoding enoyl-CoA hydratase has translation MTLSEQAGAQAKPDDSDADQSVTYETLDEGRIARIWLNRPEEHNAQNRTLLVQLDEAFLRAEADDTVRVVILAARGRNFSAGHDLGSDAALAERKPGPTQHPTFRSHGATLDPIVEKLYHQEWHYFFQNTCRWRDLRKITIAQVQGNAISAGLMLIWACDLIVAADNARFSDVVAVRLGMPGVEYYAHPWEFGPRKAKELLLTGDSLDADEAYRLGMVSKVFPLEELSEKTLEFARRIAERPTMAALLVKASVNAASDAMGFTEALRHAFHVHELGHAHWAAHNENRFPVGLPPDVEDWRTARPTKVARRDTP, from the coding sequence ATGACACTCTCCGAGCAGGCCGGTGCTCAAGCGAAACCGGATGACTCAGACGCTGATCAGTCGGTGACCTACGAAACCCTGGACGAGGGTCGCATCGCGCGGATCTGGCTCAACCGGCCGGAAGAGCACAATGCGCAGAATCGCACGTTGCTGGTCCAGCTTGACGAGGCGTTCTTGCGCGCCGAGGCCGACGACACCGTGCGGGTGGTGATCCTGGCGGCGCGTGGCCGGAACTTCTCCGCCGGTCACGATCTTGGCTCCGACGCGGCGCTGGCGGAACGCAAGCCCGGGCCTACCCAGCATCCGACCTTCCGCTCCCACGGCGCCACCCTCGACCCGATCGTGGAGAAGTTGTACCACCAGGAATGGCACTACTTCTTCCAAAACACCTGCCGTTGGCGCGATTTGCGCAAGATCACGATTGCCCAGGTGCAGGGTAACGCGATTTCCGCGGGGTTGATGCTGATCTGGGCCTGCGACCTGATCGTGGCCGCGGACAACGCGCGGTTCAGCGACGTGGTCGCGGTGCGGTTGGGCATGCCCGGGGTCGAATACTATGCGCATCCTTGGGAATTCGGCCCGCGCAAGGCCAAAGAGCTGCTGCTGACCGGTGATTCGCTGGACGCTGACGAGGCGTATCGACTTGGCATGGTGTCCAAGGTGTTTCCGCTGGAGGAACTGTCGGAGAAGACCCTGGAATTCGCCCGGCGTATCGCCGAGCGGCCGACGATGGCGGCTTTGTTGGTCAAGGCGTCGGTCAACGCCGCGTCCGACGCGATGGGCTTCACCGAGGCGCTGCGCCACGCATTCCATGTGCACGAGCTGGGTCACGCGCACTGGGCGGCCCACAACGAGAACAGGTTCCCGGTCGGCTTGCCGCCCGACGTCGAGGACTGGCGGACCGCTAGGCCGACCAAGGTAGCGCGCCGGGATACGCCGTAG
- a CDS encoding virulence factor Mce family protein, translating to MTTKQRFGSKGLRTVAIVVLVAALVGGAYVLWSAGDSGRKITAYFTSAVGIYPGDEVRVLGVPVGEIESIEPRPKDVKIVMNVSKDVKLPANVKAVIMSPNLVAARFIQLSPTYSGGASLPDGASIDLTRTAVPVEWDEVKRALTNLSKKLGPTAEGLQGPLEQVINQAANTLDGAGDSFHSALQELSVVAGRLGDSRSDIFSTVKNLQILVDALAASNEQIVQFAGHVASVSQVLADSSQNLDNTLGTLNQALSDIRGFLHENNSTLIETVDQLSTFTTTLSDQSENIEQVLHVAGPGISNFYNIYDPAQGTLNGLLSLPNFMNPVQFICGGSFETAGGPSAPDYFRRAELCRERLGPVLRRLTVNYPPVMFHPLNTITAYKGQIIYDSPATQAKAQTPVPELTWIPAQGTGQQPAQSNQTDLQSLFVPQNPGSPPGYGPAPGPVPAAPANAGAAPGPAHNPAPLPAEQGGGG from the coding sequence ATGACGACAAAGCAGCGTTTCGGCAGCAAAGGGCTGCGTACGGTCGCCATCGTCGTGCTGGTCGCGGCGCTGGTGGGTGGTGCCTACGTGCTGTGGTCCGCGGGCGACAGCGGCCGAAAGATCACGGCTTACTTCACCTCTGCCGTCGGGATCTATCCCGGAGACGAGGTCCGTGTCCTCGGCGTTCCGGTGGGCGAGATCGAGTCGATCGAGCCGCGCCCGAAGGACGTCAAGATCGTCATGAACGTGTCCAAAGACGTCAAGCTGCCCGCGAACGTCAAGGCCGTGATCATGTCGCCAAACCTGGTGGCGGCGCGGTTCATTCAGCTTTCGCCGACGTACAGCGGGGGAGCGTCACTGCCGGACGGCGCCAGCATCGACCTCACCCGCACCGCCGTCCCGGTGGAGTGGGACGAGGTCAAGAGGGCACTGACCAATCTGTCCAAGAAGCTCGGCCCCACCGCCGAGGGGCTGCAGGGTCCGCTGGAACAGGTGATCAACCAGGCCGCCAACACCCTTGACGGCGCGGGCGATTCGTTCCACAGCGCGTTGCAGGAGCTCTCGGTGGTCGCCGGGCGGTTGGGGGATTCGCGCAGCGACATTTTCAGCACGGTCAAGAACCTGCAGATCCTGGTCGACGCGCTGGCCGCGAGTAACGAACAGATCGTGCAGTTCGCCGGGCACGTGGCTTCGGTGTCGCAGGTGCTGGCCGACAGCTCGCAAAACCTGGACAACACACTGGGGACGCTGAACCAGGCGTTGTCGGACATCCGCGGTTTCCTGCACGAGAACAACTCGACATTGATCGAAACCGTCGATCAGCTCAGCACTTTCACCACGACGCTGTCCGACCAGAGCGAGAACATCGAGCAGGTGTTGCACGTGGCCGGCCCCGGGATCAGCAATTTCTACAACATTTATGACCCCGCGCAGGGCACTCTGAACGGTCTGCTGTCGTTGCCGAACTTCATGAACCCGGTGCAGTTCATCTGCGGCGGCTCGTTCGAGACGGCGGGCGGTCCGTCGGCCCCCGACTACTTCCGGCGCGCGGAGCTGTGCCGCGAGCGCCTCGGGCCGGTGCTGCGCCGCCTCACCGTCAACTACCCGCCGGTGATGTTCCACCCGCTCAACACCATTACCGCGTACAAGGGCCAGATCATTTACGACTCCCCGGCCACCCAGGCCAAGGCGCAGACACCGGTTCCGGAGTTGACCTGGATACCGGCGCAGGGGACCGGACAACAGCCCGCCCAGAGCAACCAGACCGACTTGCAGAGCCTGTTCGTTCCGCAGAACCCAGGATCCCCGCCCGGGTACGGTCCGGCGCCGGGTCCCGTGCCCGCGGCCCCGGCCAATGCCGGCGCCGCACCCGGGCCCGCCCACAACCCAGCGCCGTTGCCGGCCGAGCAAGGAGGTGGCGGGTGA
- a CDS encoding GH12 family glycosyl hydrolase domain-containing protein yields the protein MSFVLVAPDALAVTAADLAGIGFNLTAANAAAAAPTTTIATAAADEVSAAITGLFTVHAREYQQVSAQLTQQIQLRFVQALNAGAQWYASAERNFALSLQNFESQVRGVVDLLLGRAPTSASQVAPTEPTPPTGPPETPPTTPPTGSGLTATYSASQWDHGFNGKYTITNPTASAMTNWQLQFTLPENTSISNVWNAQVSQSGTKYTLTPMSYNGTIEPGASIDVGFQGSHPTGGYSPPTNVLLNGDPVTTTPPTTPPTTPPVTPPPGATVISTQYGTTTVNGGYVVQNNAWNNPSGQTIAVDPTGGFTITQMNGSASTNGAPLGYPSIFEGVHYGTSSTGTNLPIQLSLIDTAMTSIDYNYVPTGVWNASYDIWLDSSYTTTGVNDHEIMIWFNHQGPIQPVGSPTGNVTVAGRNFTLWMGSNGQNTVTSYVATEPIEVWTFDVMDFVDHTDSIASLPVNQSWYLTSIQAGFEPWQGGVGLAVESFDAKVTTTT from the coding sequence ATGTCATTTGTTTTGGTCGCACCGGACGCGCTGGCGGTGACGGCGGCCGATCTCGCCGGCATTGGCTTTAACCTCACCGCTGCGAACGCCGCCGCTGCGGCACCGACGACGACAATCGCGACCGCCGCTGCGGATGAGGTGTCGGCGGCGATCACCGGGTTGTTCACGGTGCATGCCCGCGAGTATCAGCAGGTGAGCGCGCAGCTGACGCAGCAGATTCAGCTCCGATTCGTGCAGGCGCTGAACGCGGGAGCGCAGTGGTACGCCTCCGCGGAGCGGAACTTTGCGTTGTCGCTGCAGAATTTCGAGAGCCAGGTCCGCGGCGTGGTGGACTTGCTGCTCGGCCGTGCGCCAACGTCCGCCAGCCAGGTGGCTCCCACCGAGCCCACCCCGCCGACCGGGCCACCGGAAACCCCGCCCACCACGCCGCCCACTGGCAGCGGGCTCACGGCCACCTACAGCGCGTCACAGTGGGACCACGGCTTCAACGGCAAATACACGATCACCAACCCGACCGCCTCGGCGATGACCAACTGGCAGCTCCAATTCACCCTGCCGGAAAACACCTCCATCTCGAATGTGTGGAACGCGCAGGTCAGCCAGTCGGGAACGAAGTACACCCTGACGCCGATGAGCTACAACGGCACGATCGAGCCCGGCGCCTCTATCGATGTCGGCTTCCAAGGTTCGCACCCCACCGGCGGCTATTCGCCACCGACCAACGTGCTGCTCAACGGGGATCCGGTCACGACCACTCCGCCCACGACGCCGCCGACGACCCCGCCCGTCACGCCGCCGCCGGGGGCGACGGTGATTTCCACGCAGTATGGGACGACGACGGTCAACGGTGGGTATGTGGTGCAGAACAATGCGTGGAACAACCCGTCGGGGCAGACGATTGCGGTGGATCCCACGGGTGGGTTCACGATCACGCAGATGAATGGGTCGGCGTCGACCAATGGTGCGCCGTTGGGGTATCCGTCGATTTTCGAGGGGGTGCATTACGGCACGTCGTCGACGGGGACGAATCTGCCGATTCAGTTGAGTCTGATCGATACGGCGATGACCAGTATCGATTACAACTACGTGCCGACGGGGGTGTGGAACGCCTCCTACGACATCTGGCTGGATTCGAGCTACACCACTACCGGGGTCAACGATCACGAGATCATGATCTGGTTCAACCATCAGGGTCCGATTCAGCCGGTGGGTTCGCCGACGGGGAATGTGACGGTGGCGGGCAGGAACTTCACGTTGTGGATGGGCAGCAATGGTCAAAACACGGTGACGTCGTATGTGGCGACCGAGCCGATCGAGGTGTGGACCTTCGATGTGATGGATTTCGTCGACCACACCGACAGCATCGCCAGCTTGCCGGTCAACCAGAGCTGGTATCTGACCAGCATCCAAGCCGGCTTCGAACCCTGGCAGGGCGGCGTGGGCCTGGCCGTCGAATCCTTCGACGCCAAGGTCACCACGACCACTTGA
- a CDS encoding virulence factor Mce family protein yields MIDRLTKIQLSIFAVITVITLAVMGIFYLRLPATFGIGTYQVSADFVGAGGLYKSANVTYRGVAVGRVESVELSDTGVVATMRLNSGTPIPSNVKATVRSVSAIGEQYIDLVPPDNPASSKLRNGSKIDLQNTEIPQDVAELLGQAETLVNSLGNTKLSELLHEAFVATNGTGPELARLVESARLLVDEANTNYPQVAQLIDQLGPFLETNVRAGGDIKSLADGLARFTSELRRADTQLRDTLATAPGAIDEANTAFSGIRPSFPMLAASLANLGRVGVIYNKTIEHLLVTFPALFAAIITSAGGQPQDEGAKLDFKLDLNDPPPCNTGFLPPPLMRTPADETLRELPTDLYCKAAQNAPTAVRGARNYPCQEFPGKRAPTVQLCRDPRGFVPIGSNPWRGPPIPYDTPVTNGLNILPPNHFPYVPPEADPDPGIPIVGPPPPGVTPGPGPAPHQPAYDPPPPNDTLPPAGNPAWMPPNYPPVPPQLPYPKYLPPPGPPLGTGPAEPQASGALFAPYDPKTGEFKDPAGGTGIFASGRVGASSAENWVDLMLAPQPM; encoded by the coding sequence ATGATCGACAGACTTACCAAGATCCAGCTATCGATCTTCGCGGTGATCACCGTGATCACCCTGGCTGTCATGGGCATCTTCTATCTGCGCTTGCCCGCCACGTTCGGCATTGGCACCTACCAGGTGAGCGCGGACTTCGTCGGCGCGGGCGGCCTGTACAAGAGCGCCAACGTCACCTATCGCGGCGTCGCCGTCGGACGGGTGGAGTCGGTCGAGCTGAGCGACACCGGCGTCGTCGCCACGATGCGGCTCAACAGCGGCACTCCCATTCCGTCCAACGTCAAGGCGACGGTCAGGAGCGTGTCGGCCATCGGCGAGCAGTACATCGACCTCGTGCCGCCGGACAATCCGGCGTCTAGCAAGTTGCGCAACGGATCCAAGATCGACCTGCAAAACACCGAGATCCCCCAAGACGTTGCCGAGTTGCTCGGGCAGGCCGAAACGCTCGTCAACAGCCTGGGTAACACCAAGTTGAGCGAGCTGCTGCACGAGGCGTTCGTCGCGACCAACGGCACCGGCCCGGAACTGGCCAGGTTGGTTGAATCGGCGCGGCTGCTGGTGGACGAGGCCAACACGAATTACCCGCAGGTTGCCCAACTGATCGATCAGCTCGGTCCATTCCTGGAGACCAACGTCCGCGCCGGGGGTGACATCAAGTCGCTGGCCGATGGGTTGGCCCGGTTCACCTCCGAGCTACGGCGGGCCGACACACAGCTTCGCGACACCCTGGCCACCGCGCCGGGCGCCATCGACGAGGCCAACACCGCGTTCAGCGGGATCCGTCCGTCCTTCCCGATGCTGGCCGCCAGCCTGGCCAACCTGGGCCGAGTCGGCGTGATCTACAACAAGACGATCGAACATCTGCTGGTCACCTTCCCCGCGTTGTTCGCCGCGATCATCACCTCCGCCGGCGGCCAGCCGCAGGACGAGGGCGCCAAGCTGGACTTCAAGCTCGACCTCAACGACCCGCCACCCTGCAACACCGGCTTTCTGCCGCCGCCCTTGATGCGTACGCCCGCCGACGAGACGCTGCGTGAGCTGCCCACGGACCTGTACTGCAAGGCGGCGCAGAACGCCCCGACCGCTGTACGCGGTGCCCGCAACTACCCGTGCCAGGAGTTCCCCGGCAAACGGGCGCCGACGGTTCAGCTGTGTCGTGACCCAAGGGGCTTCGTCCCGATCGGTAGCAACCCCTGGCGCGGTCCGCCGATCCCGTACGACACCCCGGTCACCAATGGGCTGAACATCCTGCCGCCCAACCACTTCCCGTACGTTCCGCCGGAGGCTGATCCGGACCCGGGTATTCCCATCGTGGGTCCGCCACCGCCCGGCGTGACGCCCGGCCCGGGGCCGGCTCCCCATCAGCCGGCGTACGACCCGCCGCCCCCCAACGACACGCTGCCACCGGCGGGCAATCCAGCGTGGATGCCGCCCAACTATCCGCCGGTGCCTCCGCAGCTTCCGTACCCGAAGTACCTCCCGCCGCCGGGACCGCCGTTGGGCACGGGGCCGGCGGAACCCCAGGCCAGCGGCGCGCTTTTTGCGCCGTATGACCCGAAGACCGGGGAGTTCAAGGACCCGGCGGGTGGCACCGGTATCTTCGCGTCGGGGCGGGTTGGTGCATCCAGTGCCGAGAACTGGGTGGACCTTATGCTTGCCCCGCAGCCGATGTAG
- a CDS encoding mammalian cell entry protein, which yields MRWVITAAGSLLVAIIIGLSAVGGWFYWDRVETRGEEAARAVLPQLAAKEIPQVFAYDYQTVERSLSAAYPLLTPDYRQEFQKSVNTQIIPEAKKREVVVQANVVGVGVISANRNSASVMVYMNRTVTDKTRQPLYDGSRLRVDFKRIEGKWLISYITPI from the coding sequence TTGCGCTGGGTGATCACCGCCGCCGGTAGCCTGCTGGTCGCCATCATCATCGGGTTGTCCGCCGTCGGCGGGTGGTTCTACTGGGACCGAGTGGAGACCCGGGGCGAGGAAGCGGCGCGCGCCGTGCTGCCTCAGCTGGCGGCAAAAGAGATTCCCCAAGTCTTCGCCTACGACTACCAGACCGTCGAACGCAGCCTGAGCGCGGCGTACCCGCTGCTGACGCCCGACTACCGGCAGGAATTCCAGAAGAGCGTCAACACCCAGATCATCCCCGAGGCCAAGAAGCGCGAGGTGGTGGTCCAGGCCAACGTCGTTGGTGTGGGAGTCATTAGCGCCAACCGCAATTCGGCATCGGTGATGGTCTACATGAATCGGACCGTCACCGACAAGACGCGCCAACCGCTCTACGACGGCAGCCGCCTACGAGTCGACTTCAAGCGGATCGAAGGTAAGTGGCTGATTTCCTACATCACGCCGATCTGA
- a CDS encoding MCE family protein, producing MKRLLLRGSVFAASSVLLAGCSFGGLNSLSMPGTAGHGKGAYSITVELEDMSTLPQNSPVMVDDVTVGSVAGVTAEQRVDGSFYAAVKLALDKNVKLPENSIAAVAQTSLLGSLHIELKAPKNKGDWKGKLHDGSVIREANTSKFPTTEEVFSALGVVVNKGNVGALEEITEETYRAVAGRTGEFKDLIPRLAELTEGLNKQVNDIIAALDGLNRFSSILARDKDNLGRALDSLPAALKVLNRSRNNIVAAFAALRRLAMVTSHVLSQIKSDFAADLKDAYSVVKALNDSKKDFVTSLQILLTFPFPNFGIKQAVRGDYLNVYTTFDLTLRRIGETFFTTSYALDPNMMHMDEILNPPDWLIGSMANLSGQAADPFKIPPGTAKQ from the coding sequence GTGAAACGACTGTTGTTGCGGGGCAGCGTATTTGCCGCCAGCAGCGTGCTGCTCGCCGGTTGCAGTTTCGGCGGATTGAACTCGCTGTCCATGCCCGGCACCGCCGGCCATGGCAAAGGTGCGTACTCGATCACCGTCGAGCTGGAAGACATGTCGACGTTGCCGCAGAACTCGCCGGTCATGGTCGACGATGTCACCGTGGGCAGTGTCGCCGGCGTGACGGCCGAGCAGCGAGTCGACGGATCGTTCTACGCCGCGGTCAAGTTGGCGCTGGACAAGAACGTCAAGCTGCCGGAGAACTCGATCGCCGCGGTCGCCCAGACGTCGTTGTTGGGTTCGCTGCACATCGAGCTGAAAGCGCCGAAGAACAAGGGCGACTGGAAGGGCAAGCTGCACGACGGTTCGGTCATCAGAGAGGCCAACACCAGCAAGTTCCCCACCACCGAGGAGGTGTTCTCCGCCCTCGGCGTGGTGGTCAACAAGGGCAATGTCGGTGCGCTGGAAGAGATCACCGAGGAGACGTACCGGGCGGTGGCCGGGCGCACGGGTGAGTTCAAGGACTTGATACCCAGGCTCGCCGAGCTGACCGAGGGGCTCAACAAGCAGGTCAACGACATCATCGCCGCGCTCGATGGGTTGAACCGATTCTCCTCAATCCTGGCCCGCGACAAGGACAATCTGGGTCGAGCCCTGGATTCGCTGCCGGCCGCACTCAAGGTCCTCAACAGGAGCCGGAACAACATCGTCGCCGCCTTCGCCGCGCTCCGGCGGCTGGCGATGGTCACCTCGCACGTGCTTTCCCAGATCAAGTCGGACTTCGCCGCCGACCTCAAAGACGCCTACTCGGTGGTCAAGGCGCTCAACGACTCCAAGAAAGACTTTGTCACGTCGTTGCAGATATTGCTGACGTTCCCGTTCCCCAACTTCGGCATCAAGCAGGCGGTCCGCGGGGATTACTTGAACGTCTACACCACGTTCGACCTGACGCTGCGCCGGATCGGTGAAACGTTCTTCACCACGTCCTATGCGCTCGACCCGAACATGATGCACATGGACGAGATCCTCAATCCGCCAGACTGGTTGATCGGCTCGATGGCCAACCTGTCCGGGCAGGCCGCCGACCCGTTCAAGATCCCGCCCGGCACGGCGAAACAGTAG
- a CDS encoding alpha,alpha-trehalose-phosphate synthase (UDP-forming), translated as MASKGSQATEAAKAAKAAKAVKTPKAGKADKTTGQSDFVVVANRLPVDQERLPDGTTTWKRSPGGLVTALEPLLRRRRGAWVGWPGVIDGDEEPIVQEELTLQPVRLSADDVAQYYEGFSNATLWPLYHDVIVKPIYHREWWDRYVDVNRRFAEATSRAAAKGAVVWVQDYQLQLVPKMLRSLRPDLTIGFFLHIPFPPIELFMQLPWRTEIIDGLLGADLVGFHLAGGAQNFLFLSRRLTGAETSRGAVGVRSRFGEVQLENRTVRVGAFPISIDSGALDQTARDRKIRRRAREIREELGNPRKVMLGVDRLDYTKGIDVRLKALSELLAEGRVKRDDTVLIQLATPSRERVESYQLLRHDIEREVGHINGEYAEVGHPVVHYLHRPVPRDELIAFFVAADVALVTPLRDGMNLVAKEYVACRSDLGGALVLSEFTGAAAELRQAYLVNPHDLEGVKDAIEAALNQSPEEGRRRMRALRRQVLAHDVDRWARSFLDVLSEARPTDRPKD; from the coding sequence ATGGCTTCCAAGGGGAGCCAGGCTACGGAGGCCGCCAAGGCCGCTAAGGCCGCCAAGGCCGTCAAGACCCCTAAGGCCGGCAAAGCCGACAAGACCACCGGACAATCCGATTTTGTGGTGGTGGCCAATCGGTTGCCGGTCGATCAGGAGCGGCTCCCGGACGGCACCACCACTTGGAAGCGCAGCCCGGGGGGGCTGGTCACTGCATTAGAGCCGCTGCTACGCCGTCGGCGCGGCGCCTGGGTGGGCTGGCCCGGGGTCATTGACGGCGATGAAGAGCCGATAGTCCAAGAAGAGCTCACCCTGCAGCCCGTGCGCCTGTCCGCCGACGACGTCGCGCAGTACTACGAGGGCTTCTCCAACGCGACGCTGTGGCCGCTGTATCACGACGTGATCGTCAAGCCGATCTACCACCGCGAGTGGTGGGACCGCTACGTCGACGTCAACCGCCGGTTCGCCGAGGCCACGTCACGGGCGGCCGCCAAGGGCGCGGTGGTGTGGGTGCAGGATTACCAGTTGCAGCTCGTCCCGAAGATGCTGCGGTCGCTGCGACCCGACCTGACCATCGGCTTCTTCCTGCACATCCCCTTCCCGCCGATCGAACTGTTCATGCAGTTGCCGTGGCGTACCGAGATCATCGACGGCCTGCTCGGCGCGGATCTGGTGGGATTCCACCTGGCAGGCGGGGCGCAGAACTTCCTGTTCCTGTCCCGTCGGCTCACCGGCGCGGAGACTTCGCGCGGGGCGGTCGGGGTTCGCTCGCGCTTCGGCGAGGTGCAACTCGAGAACCGCACCGTCCGGGTGGGCGCCTTCCCGATCTCGATCGATTCCGGCGCGCTGGACCAAACCGCGCGCGATCGCAAAATCCGGCGCCGAGCGCGCGAGATCCGCGAAGAGCTCGGCAACCCGCGCAAGGTGATGCTCGGTGTCGACCGACTCGACTACACCAAGGGCATCGACGTACGCCTGAAGGCCCTGTCCGAGCTGCTCGCCGAGGGCCGGGTGAAGCGCGACGACACCGTGCTGATCCAGCTGGCCACCCCCAGCCGCGAGCGCGTCGAAAGCTATCAGCTGTTGCGTCACGACATCGAGCGCGAGGTCGGCCACATCAACGGCGAGTACGCCGAGGTCGGTCACCCGGTGGTGCATTACCTGCACCGCCCGGTACCCCGCGACGAACTCATCGCATTCTTCGTCGCGGCCGACGTCGCACTGGTCACCCCGCTGCGCGACGGGATGAACCTGGTGGCCAAGGAGTACGTCGCCTGCCGCAGCGATCTGGGCGGCGCCCTAGTGCTCAGCGAGTTCACCGGTGCCGCAGCCGAACTCCGTCAGGCCTACCTGGTCAACCCGCATGACCTCGAAGGCGTCAAGGACGCCATCGAAGCGGCCCTCAATCAGTCGCCCGAAGAAGGTCGGCGACGGATGCGGGCGCTGCGTCGCCAGGTGCTCGCGCACGACGTGGACCGCTGGGCGCGGTCGTTCCTGGACGTACTGTCCGAGGCGCGACCCACTGACCGGCCGAAAGACTAA
- a CDS encoding mammalian cell entry protein, with the protein MQTEVPEQSVSRRVRRRASRPAGPAKSTSTDTAAAESEVAENIEATVTVEIPAEFKSQTARKSKTAKTSLSVRPPARRPANRRLVGWISLAAALLAIAGLSWGGFVLVEQQRDATARHAREQRFVDTATQTVVNMFSYTPDTIDESVKRFVDGTSGPLHAMLSSNNNAENLKALFRSTQATSEAVINGAALEGIDTVSSTASVLVSVRVTVADIDGVNKPSMPYRLRVIVHEDDTGKMTSYDLKYPDGGN; encoded by the coding sequence GTGCAAACAGAAGTGCCAGAACAGTCGGTGTCCCGACGCGTACGCAGACGGGCATCCCGTCCGGCGGGCCCGGCGAAGAGCACGTCCACCGATACGGCTGCGGCCGAATCCGAGGTCGCTGAGAACATCGAGGCCACGGTCACGGTGGAGATTCCGGCGGAGTTCAAGAGCCAAACCGCGCGGAAATCCAAGACGGCCAAGACTTCTTTGTCGGTCCGGCCGCCGGCACGGCGGCCTGCGAACCGCCGCCTGGTCGGCTGGATCTCGCTGGCGGCGGCGTTGCTGGCGATCGCCGGGCTGAGCTGGGGCGGGTTCGTGCTCGTCGAGCAGCAGCGCGACGCGACCGCTCGGCATGCGCGCGAACAGCGCTTCGTCGACACCGCGACCCAGACGGTGGTCAACATGTTCAGCTACACGCCGGACACCATCGATGAGTCGGTCAAACGGTTCGTCGACGGCACCAGTGGGCCGTTGCACGCCATGCTCAGCTCCAACAACAACGCCGAGAACCTCAAAGCCCTGTTCCGGTCGACCCAGGCGACGTCCGAGGCCGTCATCAACGGGGCCGCGCTGGAAGGGATCGACACGGTCAGCTCCACCGCGTCCGTGCTGGTCTCGGTGCGGGTGACGGTGGCCGACATCGACGGTGTCAACAAGCCGTCGATGCCGTACCGGCTCCGGGTCATCGTCCATGAGGACGACACTGGCAAGATGACCAGTTACGACCTGAAGTATCCAGACGGAGGTAACTAG